A single Ktedonobacteraceae bacterium DNA region contains:
- the aspS gene encoding aspartate--tRNA(Asn) ligase, translating to MKRIRTIEAGAHRGERVRVAGWLHSLRQLGGVSFLVIRDGWGTIQAVAETAPELAPLQEQEAGVESVISVEGLVVAMPQAPGGIELHDLRIEVITPVTEAPPVPLNKPRLSAHITTLLDHAVVTNRHPSRRAILRLGAGAMAGFRSTLTARNFTEIQTPKIVASATESGANVFQLDYFGRAAYLAQSPQFYKQIMVGVFERVFEVGPVFRAEPHDTTRHINEYVSLDVESGFIENHFTVMALLRDVIAGTLNEFRERYTPELDLLRVQLPEVPAQIPHIHFSEAQELIFRQHKVDVRGEPDLSPQDERWLGEWARQEFGSDFLFVTGYPMVKRPFYTHPDPERPAYSNSFDLLFRGTELVTGGQRLHRYADYLAALEKANLPLEPFESYLEAFRYGMPPHGGFAIGLERLLMQLTGVPNIRLATTFPRDLARLTP from the coding sequence TTGAAACGTATTCGTACCATCGAAGCCGGCGCGCATCGAGGTGAGCGCGTCCGCGTAGCCGGGTGGCTACATTCGCTGCGCCAGTTGGGCGGCGTCAGTTTTCTCGTCATTCGTGACGGCTGGGGAACAATTCAGGCGGTTGCCGAAACTGCGCCCGAACTTGCTCCATTGCAAGAACAAGAGGCAGGTGTCGAAAGCGTCATTTCCGTTGAGGGGCTGGTCGTTGCCATGCCCCAGGCGCCGGGCGGCATTGAACTGCACGATTTGCGGATCGAGGTCATCACGCCCGTAACAGAGGCGCCACCGGTGCCCTTGAACAAGCCGAGGCTCTCGGCGCACATCACGACGCTGCTCGATCACGCCGTTGTCACCAACCGCCATCCATCACGCCGCGCCATCCTGCGCCTGGGAGCTGGAGCCATGGCCGGTTTCCGCTCCACGCTGACCGCGCGGAACTTTACGGAGATTCAAACGCCGAAGATCGTCGCCTCCGCGACCGAAAGCGGCGCTAACGTTTTTCAACTGGACTACTTTGGACGGGCCGCGTACCTGGCGCAGAGTCCACAGTTTTACAAGCAAATCATGGTTGGCGTCTTTGAGCGAGTCTTCGAGGTCGGGCCGGTCTTCCGTGCCGAGCCGCATGACACGACGCGCCATATCAATGAGTATGTCAGCCTGGACGTAGAGTCTGGCTTTATCGAGAACCATTTCACGGTGATGGCGCTGCTCAGAGACGTGATTGCCGGCACCCTGAATGAATTTCGCGAGCGGTATACGCCCGAACTCGACTTGCTGCGTGTCCAGTTGCCAGAGGTGCCTGCGCAGATCCCGCACATTCACTTCTCAGAGGCGCAGGAGTTGATCTTCCGGCAACATAAGGTCGATGTACGAGGCGAACCCGACCTGTCGCCCCAGGATGAGCGCTGGCTGGGTGAATGGGCGCGGCAGGAGTTCGGCAGCGACTTCCTCTTCGTAACCGGCTATCCGATGGTGAAGCGGCCATTCTATACGCACCCGGACCCTGAGCGACCAGCGTACTCGAACTCCTTCGACCTGCTTTTCAGGGGAACGGAACTGGTTACCGGTGGGCAGCGGCTTCATCGCTACGCCGACTACCTTGCCGCGTTGGAGAAAGCCAACCTGCCGCTTGAGCCATTCGAGAGCTACCTGGAAGCTTTCCGTTACGGCATGCCTCCTCACGGGGGCTTTGCCATCGGACTCGAACGCCTGCTCATGCAGCTTACTGGCGTTCCCAACATCCGGCTCGCTACCACGTTCCCGCGTGACCTGGCGCGACTGACCCCATAA
- a CDS encoding DUF4129 domain-containing protein: MASSPKQPEQKKDEHRYVTPVQWLKQVILTPQESGVTSIGELFIPTLLAAMETCWIDAIFIWLASIHIFDSSEPLMPFWAPFILIGGSQWLLLYAEQRAGRQESTQEKEEKRTTSGNGLYIGLIFIVAIFLIWLHIYAQKAFILDPRWLLDLSNDILLLNLNFFQMVAIVVLSFLFGWRGIRLLQLEVEPSHVFRELCLGLGIMIAVIVLRAGQESAGASSSFYDTTLLLLVPIFLFLSLAAHALARVTFIRRTHPVGLQGSVVVQERAIVVLIGSIGVALLLVTLLVGGTVNPTILRDILGALAPLGIVYQWLITAFAVVATLIITPFFWLATWWFSHFPNKYPTIRQATGPGTHKVIIPPVTRTSPEVILTVKILIPILLLLAIFFLVRWALNRRRRVRVATRKRSGDIHESLWSWSLFWMQLKAFLRGLLRRFFPQQAAVVEKQEGWDEIRDAEPAVRTIREIYRALLKKAAYRGYARKKDETPYEFRQRLDEKVPLAEPQLEAITEAYALTRYGGNVPDEAEVAHMRSAWTELDQKWS, translated from the coding sequence ATGGCTTCCTCGCCCAAACAGCCTGAACAGAAAAAAGATGAGCATCGCTACGTTACCCCTGTGCAATGGCTCAAGCAGGTTATCTTAACGCCCCAGGAATCGGGCGTCACAAGCATCGGTGAACTGTTCATTCCCACGTTGCTTGCCGCCATGGAAACATGCTGGATTGACGCCATTTTCATCTGGCTGGCAAGCATTCATATTTTCGACTCCTCCGAACCATTGATGCCATTCTGGGCGCCGTTTATCCTCATTGGCGGTTCCCAATGGCTGCTGCTGTATGCGGAGCAACGCGCCGGGCGCCAGGAATCTACTCAGGAGAAGGAAGAGAAAAGAACAACCTCCGGCAATGGCCTGTATATAGGATTGATCTTTATTGTAGCCATCTTCCTCATCTGGCTTCATATCTACGCGCAAAAGGCGTTTATCCTCGATCCGAGATGGTTGCTAGATCTGTCGAACGATATTCTGTTGCTCAACCTCAATTTCTTCCAGATGGTGGCCATCGTCGTACTCTCATTCCTGTTTGGTTGGCGTGGCATACGTCTTTTGCAATTAGAAGTAGAACCCTCCCATGTCTTTCGCGAACTCTGCCTGGGGCTGGGCATCATGATAGCCGTGATTGTCCTGCGAGCGGGGCAGGAAAGCGCAGGCGCTTCTTCGTCCTTCTACGACACAACGCTCCTTCTGCTCGTACCGATCTTTCTCTTCCTATCACTGGCTGCGCATGCTCTGGCGCGCGTGACCTTTATACGCCGCACACACCCGGTAGGATTGCAGGGCAGCGTTGTTGTGCAAGAACGCGCTATCGTCGTATTGATAGGCTCGATAGGTGTTGCCCTGCTGTTAGTGACCTTGCTGGTGGGCGGTACAGTCAACCCTACTATTTTGAGGGATATACTGGGGGCGCTGGCCCCGCTGGGAATCGTCTATCAATGGTTGATCACAGCTTTCGCGGTAGTTGCTACTCTCATTATCACTCCTTTCTTCTGGCTGGCTACGTGGTGGTTCTCACATTTTCCCAACAAGTACCCCACTATTCGCCAGGCCACGGGTCCAGGAACGCATAAGGTCATCATTCCTCCCGTCACCAGGACTTCTCCCGAAGTCATTTTGACCGTTAAAATTCTGATTCCTATCCTGCTCTTGCTGGCAATCTTCTTTTTGGTAAGATGGGCATTGAACCGCAGAAGGCGAGTACGCGTAGCAACGCGCAAGCGCTCGGGCGATATACATGAAAGCCTGTGGTCGTGGTCACTTTTCTGGATGCAGTTGAAAGCGTTTCTACGCGGTCTCCTGCGGCGTTTCTTCCCCCAACAGGCCGCTGTGGTAGAAAAGCAGGAGGGCTGGGATGAGATTCGAGATGCTGAGCCTGCCGTGCGCACAATTCGTGAGATTTATCGCGCCCTGCTCAAAAAAGCTGCTTATCGTGGCTACGCGCGCAAAAAGGACGAGACGCCCTACGAATTTCGCCAACGCTTGGACGAAAAGGTGCCCCTTGCAGAACCACAGCTGGAGGCGATTACAGAGGCGTATGCTCTCACACGTTACGGGGGCAATGTGCCGGATGAAGCAGAAGTGGCGCATATGCGCAGCGCATGGACCGAACTGGATCAGAAATGGAGCTGA
- a CDS encoding ABC transporter ATP-binding protein yields MKAEQASPIGFTNTSQSQVEAIQVCKIYDTGKLKVEALKGVSLHIRRGEVVAIMGPSGCGKTTLLNCLSGLDTVSSGTVKIAGQDIRALSDRELTAFRAREMGFVFQTYNLLPVLTGLENVELPLLVSGVSPREARARARASIEQVGLLDWARHRPAEMSGGQRQRFAIARALATMPSIVWADEPTGALDSATSQEIIDLMLHLNREHDLTFVWVTHAMEVAQQAHRLVTMRDGRIEDDRRLQDESPGPFATEMTRVTGVRQESEGKHE; encoded by the coding sequence ATGAAAGCAGAACAGGCATCACCGATTGGATTCACGAATACAAGTCAGAGCCAGGTTGAGGCCATCCAGGTTTGCAAAATCTATGATACAGGCAAACTCAAAGTCGAGGCGCTCAAAGGGGTGAGCTTGCACATTCGGCGAGGGGAAGTGGTCGCGATTATGGGACCAAGCGGCTGTGGTAAGACCACGTTATTGAACTGTCTGAGCGGCCTTGACACTGTGAGTTCGGGTACGGTGAAAATCGCCGGGCAGGATATCCGCGCCCTGTCCGATCGGGAATTGACCGCGTTTCGCGCTCGCGAAATGGGTTTCGTCTTCCAGACGTACAACTTACTGCCCGTGCTCACCGGGCTGGAAAATGTCGAGCTTCCTCTGCTGGTGAGCGGCGTTTCTCCCAGGGAAGCCCGCGCGCGCGCCAGAGCGAGCATCGAGCAGGTGGGACTGCTCGATTGGGCACGGCACCGGCCTGCAGAGATGAGCGGCGGTCAGCGCCAGCGCTTTGCCATTGCGCGCGCGCTGGCCACGATGCCCTCAATCGTGTGGGCCGATGAGCCGACCGGGGCGCTGGACAGCGCGACCAGTCAGGAGATTATTGATCTGATGCTCCATCTCAATCGCGAGCATGACCTGACCTTCGTCTGGGTGACGCATGCCATGGAGGTGGCCCAGCAGGCTCATCGCCTGGTCACGATGCGCGATGGGCGGATCGAGGATGATCGCCGATTGCAGGACGAGAGCCCCGGACCTTTCGCCACAGAAATGACTCGTGTCACAGGCGTCAGGCAGGAAAGTGAGGGCAAGCATGAATAA
- a CDS encoding IS5 family transposase has protein sequence MARTYLWKVSDAFWERVKPLLPAAPSHAKGGRPRMDDRRAFEAIIYILRTGVQWNALPRELGASSTVHDRFQDWEQAGFFQTLWQAGLEVYDDLQGIQWEWQAVDGAMTKAPFGKAATGANPTDRGKSGVKRSLLTDGNGIPLAIVIDGANRHDVKLLCATLDGIVIARPEPTEEQPQHLCLDAAYDGAPARQEVETRHYVPHIRSRGEEKQEKVLTPGHRARRWVVERTHSWINRSRRLLVRWEKKGENYLAFLHLACAQLIFAKVEVFG, from the coding sequence ATGGCACGAACATATCTCTGGAAAGTTAGTGATGCATTTTGGGAGCGCGTCAAACCGTTGCTTCCCGCCGCGCCGTCACATGCAAAAGGGGGACGTCCCAGAATGGATGATCGACGAGCATTTGAAGCGATCATCTATATCCTGCGCACCGGTGTCCAGTGGAATGCGCTGCCCAGAGAACTGGGAGCGAGTTCGACGGTGCATGATCGCTTTCAGGATTGGGAACAAGCTGGCTTCTTCCAGACACTGTGGCAAGCGGGACTGGAGGTGTATGACGATTTGCAAGGCATCCAGTGGGAATGGCAAGCGGTAGATGGAGCGATGACGAAAGCGCCTTTCGGCAAAGCTGCAACCGGAGCTAATCCCACCGATCGCGGCAAGTCAGGAGTCAAGCGCAGTCTCTTGACCGATGGGAATGGGATTCCTTTGGCCATAGTCATCGACGGGGCCAACCGTCATGATGTGAAACTGCTGTGCGCCACCCTGGACGGCATTGTCATTGCCCGTCCCGAGCCAACCGAAGAGCAGCCGCAGCACCTCTGTTTGGATGCAGCCTACGATGGAGCACCAGCGCGTCAGGAAGTTGAGACTCGCCATTACGTCCCACATATTCGCAGCCGTGGTGAGGAGAAGCAGGAGAAAGTCCTCACCCCTGGTCATCGCGCGCGGCGCTGGGTAGTGGAGCGAACTCACTCGTGGATCAATCGTTCGCGTCGGCTCCTGGTGCGTTGGGAGAAAAAAGGGGAGAATTACCTCGCTTTCCTTCACCTGGCCTGTGCTCAATTGATCTTTGCCAAAGTAGAGGTTTTCGGATAA
- the scpB gene encoding SMC-Scp complex subunit ScpB: protein MTQQVQEKQTSAQVAAAIESVLFVSGRPLERAELRKLLNIDDSELAGGLQILTESLESQGRGIRLQRLGEQVQLVTAPENARYVAALLGLPMTARLTAAAMETLAVISYRQPITRAQIEAVRGVNSDRALASLIQHGLVAEIGRAQTVGRPALFATTPEFLQQFGLTSLEQLPHTNGNSPPVSSDHQKQEKQ, encoded by the coding sequence ATGACACAACAGGTACAGGAAAAACAGACCAGCGCACAGGTCGCGGCAGCTATCGAAAGCGTACTTTTTGTCTCCGGACGGCCGCTTGAACGAGCAGAGCTGCGCAAACTACTGAATATCGATGACAGCGAACTGGCCGGTGGTCTTCAAATATTGACGGAAAGCCTGGAGAGCCAGGGGCGCGGCATTCGTTTGCAGCGGCTGGGCGAGCAGGTACAGCTTGTGACGGCTCCTGAGAACGCGCGCTATGTGGCGGCGTTGCTGGGTCTTCCTATGACGGCCCGGCTCACGGCTGCCGCGATGGAGACACTGGCCGTCATTTCCTATCGCCAGCCGATAACACGCGCTCAGATTGAGGCGGTGCGGGGCGTCAATAGCGACCGGGCGCTGGCGAGCCTGATCCAGCATGGCCTGGTTGCCGAAATTGGCCGAGCGCAGACGGTTGGTCGCCCGGCCCTCTTCGCGACAACCCCCGAATTTTTGCAGCAATTCGGCCTGACCAGCCTGGAACAACTGCCGCATACCAATGGGAATAGCCCACCCGTTTCATCCGATCACCAGAAACAGGAGAAACAGTAA
- a CDS encoding FtsX-like permease family protein, with translation MNNLLSSWSPTSLALLLAALTMGILLVMFGLGASNPLIRRMGLRNVVRRPGQTLMMLMGLTLATIFITASFGLQESFNQSMVSDRLLKMGNVDEAVSGTFTQAQVNEALAHLRQMPQVQAATGILYLPNGASILSERTALNNIDQYVYGVPPAFDQVYGPLFDNQGHQVHFADLGPHDVFVSSTVARDEGVRAGDRLQLVFEEQTNETLEVTVRAVLSHDLAVTDGELEFNGSYPEIIMPLATALTLGAQTHFGVLMPNVLCVKNVGSGGLDDIGPDGRRGQPVLDYLAQFFHAAPDTRGFFPTYFDSAILHPLKPDVAESQGNFSPLDNKSDYDASPAARQFSLMLPVFTALLVGAGLLLQALLCLLLAAERRAELGMGRAIGLQRSHLVQVLLIEGCGYAIIASTLGLLLGLGAVVLELALLSQVPAAGVLSSHITLHLAVSWQSLLSSWCGSVLVILAVVFITATWISRMNIVAAIRDLDESISTLVPFRARLRSLWMSPRDAEGQPLPETFARRFSRKTAALGQLLWEGFRRGPVCLLLGGMLFKLTSTQGGSWMQQLSVALLLMGGGLLVSWLMMMLKAPGTLARRLGLSLVGLGWLVYGIWTGKNLLLIIFTSDVSALGSHVYIDASPPDVLVGLFLPLFGTVLLVMSNLDLLGALLTFLFRRVRGLAPISRTGLAYPLTFRFRNGVTVTLLCLIVFLVVLVVSNNLSSIQQTASQTTTGNFQLEIVGEELDLFDSALNAQLLATPQTLRQEIALVTRMRFAYDPHHAQPIRLSLPGHPVYTYTKAPGPLVVDNTFLSNTTMPLFARARGYDSDRQVWDTVRDQPGYAVLQYVGNDGLPTNQGFAPFTAEIPQTGDPHAPYRQVTVIGLLPSNAYWGTMFFSEKTETSLGATPYSRFPFYYFRIQSEGDLAQAATALNNAFQLNRRGLVLNSLVQDSLNAYTASLTLFLAIYLVMGLLFGAFSLGVITSRAVVERRQQIGMLRALGFSRGLVQRSFLLEASFVITLSELSGSLLAWWLASQITVPAGQAFSFPYSTIVPLFVGSYLVALLCTLLPARKASRIPPAEALRYE, from the coding sequence ATGAATAATCTCCTCTCTAGCTGGTCTCCAACATCGCTCGCCCTGCTCCTGGCAGCGCTTACAATGGGCATTTTGCTGGTCATGTTCGGGTTGGGGGCCAGTAATCCGTTGATCCGGCGCATGGGCCTGCGCAATGTGGTGCGCCGTCCCGGCCAGACCCTGATGATGCTGATGGGTCTGACGCTCGCGACGATTTTTATCACTGCTTCGTTTGGACTCCAGGAGAGTTTCAACCAATCGATGGTCTCTGACCGCTTGCTGAAAATGGGCAATGTCGATGAAGCGGTGAGCGGCACCTTTACCCAGGCACAGGTCAACGAGGCGCTCGCCCACCTTCGGCAGATGCCCCAGGTTCAGGCCGCGACTGGCATTCTGTATCTGCCAAACGGGGCGAGCATTCTCTCTGAAAGAACCGCGCTGAACAATATCGATCAATATGTCTACGGGGTTCCGCCAGCGTTCGATCAAGTTTACGGACCCCTCTTCGATAATCAGGGGCACCAGGTGCATTTTGCGGATCTGGGTCCTCACGACGTTTTTGTCAGTAGTACGGTCGCGCGCGATGAGGGTGTACGGGCGGGAGATCGGCTCCAGCTCGTGTTCGAGGAGCAGACCAATGAGACACTGGAAGTCACGGTGCGCGCGGTGCTTTCCCATGACCTGGCGGTGACTGATGGTGAGTTAGAGTTCAATGGCTCCTATCCTGAAATCATCATGCCGCTCGCAACCGCCCTCACACTCGGCGCGCAGACGCATTTCGGAGTTCTTATGCCCAATGTGCTGTGTGTGAAAAATGTGGGGTCGGGCGGCCTGGACGATATCGGTCCGGATGGTAGGCGTGGCCAGCCGGTGCTCGATTACCTGGCGCAGTTCTTTCATGCTGCCCCTGATACGCGAGGCTTCTTCCCGACCTACTTCGATTCGGCGATCCTTCATCCCCTCAAGCCTGATGTCGCTGAGAGCCAGGGGAATTTCTCGCCACTGGATAATAAGAGCGACTATGATGCCTCGCCTGCCGCACGCCAGTTTTCATTGATGCTACCCGTTTTCACGGCGTTGCTGGTAGGAGCCGGCCTGCTCCTGCAGGCACTGCTGTGCCTGTTGCTGGCTGCTGAACGCCGGGCAGAGCTGGGGATGGGCCGGGCAATTGGTCTGCAGCGCTCTCACCTGGTGCAGGTTTTGCTGATCGAGGGCTGCGGGTACGCGATCATTGCCTCCACGCTCGGCCTCCTTCTGGGTCTGGGAGCGGTCGTGCTCGAACTGGCGCTCCTCTCTCAGGTACCGGCAGCCGGGGTGCTCTCCAGTCATATAACGCTCCACTTGGCTGTAAGCTGGCAGAGTTTGCTCAGTTCGTGGTGTGGGAGCGTCCTGGTGATCCTGGCGGTCGTCTTCATCACAGCTACCTGGATCAGCCGTATGAACATCGTGGCAGCCATTCGTGACCTGGATGAGTCTATCTCTACGCTGGTGCCTTTCAGAGCGAGGCTGCGCTCTCTCTGGATGTCGCCTCGCGACGCGGAAGGCCAGCCGTTGCCGGAGACATTCGCGCGCCGTTTCTCTCGAAAGACGGCTGCTCTGGGCCAGTTGTTGTGGGAAGGCTTTCGCCGTGGTCCGGTCTGCCTGCTGCTGGGAGGTATGCTGTTCAAACTGACGTCCACGCAAGGAGGAAGTTGGATGCAGCAACTGAGTGTAGCACTTCTTCTCATGGGGGGAGGGCTGCTGGTGAGCTGGCTGATGATGATGCTGAAAGCTCCCGGCACGCTCGCCCGGCGTCTGGGCTTGAGCCTGGTCGGTCTCGGCTGGCTTGTCTACGGTATCTGGACGGGCAAAAACTTGCTGCTGATCATTTTTACCTCTGATGTCTCAGCATTAGGTTCCCATGTGTATATCGATGCCTCTCCTCCCGATGTCCTGGTCGGCCTGTTTTTGCCACTTTTCGGGACGGTGCTGCTGGTGATGAGCAACCTTGATCTCCTGGGAGCGCTGCTGACCTTCTTGTTCCGCCGTGTGCGTGGTCTGGCCCCGATCAGCCGTACCGGGCTGGCCTATCCACTCACCTTTCGTTTTCGGAATGGCGTCACCGTCACGCTGCTCTGCTTGATTGTCTTCCTGGTCGTTCTGGTGGTCTCCAATAATCTGAGTAGCATTCAACAGACAGCTAGTCAAACAACCACCGGCAATTTTCAGCTTGAGATCGTAGGCGAAGAACTTGATCTGTTTGACTCGGCTCTCAACGCGCAGTTGCTCGCGACCCCGCAGACACTGCGGCAAGAGATTGCGCTGGTGACACGGATGCGTTTTGCGTATGATCCCCATCACGCTCAACCAATCCGCCTCTCGCTGCCAGGCCACCCGGTTTATACCTATACCAAAGCCCCCGGTCCGCTTGTGGTCGATAACACGTTCCTCTCAAACACGACCATGCCTCTCTTCGCGCGGGCGCGAGGGTATGACTCAGATCGCCAGGTCTGGGATACCGTGCGGGATCAACCGGGGTACGCGGTGCTGCAATATGTCGGAAACGATGGATTGCCGACGAATCAGGGCTTTGCGCCCTTCACGGCTGAGATACCGCAGACTGGCGATCCGCATGCACCGTACCGCCAAGTGACTGTGATCGGGCTGCTGCCCTCGAATGCCTACTGGGGGACCATGTTCTTCTCCGAGAAAACGGAGACCAGTCTTGGGGCAACGCCCTATAGTCGCTTCCCCTTTTACTACTTCCGAATCCAATCAGAGGGTGATCTGGCCCAGGCTGCCACCGCGTTGAACAATGCGTTCCAACTGAACAGACGTGGTTTGGTTCTGAATTCGCTTGTGCAGGATTCGCTGAATGCCTATACCGCCAGCTTGACCCTCTTTCTTGCAATCTACCTGGTAATGGGTTTACTCTTTGGCGCCTTCTCTCTGGGGGTGATCACCAGTCGTGCGGTAGTGGAGCGGCGACAACAGATCGGGATGCTGCGTGCCCTGGGTTTTTCACGCGGCCTCGTGCAGCGTTCATTTCTCCTGGAAGCAAGCTTTGTGATCACGCTGAGCGAGCTTTCAGGCTCTCTCCTGGCCTGGTGGCTTGCCTCTCAGATCACCGTCCCGGCAGGCCAGGCATTTTCTTTCCCATATAGCACGATTGTCCCGCTTTTCGTAGGAAGTTACCTTGTAGCTCTGTTGTGTACGCTCCTGCCTGCGAGGAAAGCTTCCCGCATACCACCAGCCGAGGCTTTACGCTACGAATAG
- a CDS encoding deoxyribonuclease IV, protein MRLGRHMPTNAKPVKAAEIARWLGCNAIQIFASNPTGWRPAGDAPAACAAFARVVQELDLNPVVIHAPYLINLASPEDEIWDKSISLLRWTLQRGALLGATYVVFHTGSHRGSGVEAGIAHIAGAIKRILPETPPEVMLLLENDVGAGNSLGHSFEQINAVLNLLPEYRERVGVCVDTAHLWGAGYNISDAASALAILEHFEETIGLERLKVIHLNDTEKALGSHRDVHARLGEGIIGEEGLRAMFRDPRVEHVAVLLETPIKTGEDDKEDWDHDKQHFERARALVGAD, encoded by the coding sequence ATGCGTCTTGGCCGTCACATGCCCACCAACGCGAAGCCTGTCAAAGCTGCTGAAATCGCTCGCTGGCTCGGTTGTAACGCTATTCAAATCTTTGCCAGCAATCCGACGGGCTGGCGACCGGCAGGAGATGCGCCGGCAGCATGCGCTGCATTTGCCCGGGTCGTCCAGGAACTAGACCTCAATCCCGTGGTTATTCACGCTCCCTACTTGATAAACCTGGCCTCGCCCGAGGATGAGATCTGGGACAAATCCATCTCCCTGCTGCGCTGGACGTTGCAGCGAGGCGCTCTATTAGGGGCTACGTATGTCGTCTTTCATACCGGGAGCCATCGCGGTTCGGGCGTGGAAGCTGGAATCGCGCATATCGCCGGGGCTATTAAGCGTATCCTGCCCGAAACGCCCCCAGAAGTCATGCTGCTATTGGAGAACGATGTTGGCGCGGGCAACTCGTTGGGGCATAGCTTCGAGCAGATCAACGCCGTGCTGAATCTCTTACCGGAGTACCGGGAACGTGTAGGTGTGTGTGTCGATACCGCGCATCTCTGGGGCGCGGGATATAATATTTCCGATGCGGCCTCGGCTCTGGCGATCCTGGAACATTTTGAGGAGACGATTGGCCTGGAGCGTCTCAAAGTGATTCATTTGAATGATACCGAGAAGGCCCTTGGTAGCCACCGCGATGTGCATGCCCGCTTAGGAGAAGGCATTATTGGCGAAGAGGGACTGCGAGCAATGTTCAGAGATCCCCGCGTTGAACACGTGGCGGTTTTGTTAGAGACACCCATCAAGACCGGTGAGGACGACAAAGAGGACTGGGACCATGATAAGCAGCATTTCGAACGTGCGCGAGCACTAGTAGGGGCCGATTGA
- a CDS encoding methyltransferase domain-containing protein: protein MSIDQPQNQSTYMMDAESGAEMARLLNLDTLLTQGLGGLLPEPIDLSRIHTILDIACGPGGWVCNMAHQFSDKEVTGIDISQRMIDYANAYAQVRGLDNARFRTMDATKPLDFPDESFDMINMRSVFGFMTPTAWPRLLAECKRINRPGGVIRLIDVDTLGLTNSPAFQKLAGTFYLALKRAGQSFSPDGHDFGLTPVLPRLLKNAGYTDIQKRAYVIDYSAGTEHSEGFYQNFRAGFQLVLPFMLKYGVITQEEFDDLYQQALIEMLSDDFCALVYFLSVWGTKP from the coding sequence ATGTCCATAGACCAGCCTCAAAATCAAAGTACGTATATGATGGATGCCGAAAGCGGGGCAGAAATGGCTCGCCTGCTGAACCTTGATACCCTGCTGACACAGGGGTTGGGTGGCCTGCTTCCCGAGCCGATTGACCTTTCGCGCATTCATACAATTCTGGATATCGCCTGCGGCCCTGGCGGCTGGGTATGCAATATGGCACATCAATTTTCTGACAAGGAAGTAACAGGCATCGATATCAGCCAGAGAATGATTGATTACGCAAACGCATACGCGCAGGTGCGCGGTCTCGATAATGCCCGGTTCCGCACCATGGACGCAACAAAGCCGCTCGACTTCCCCGATGAATCCTTTGATATGATCAATATGCGCTCCGTATTCGGATTCATGACTCCCACAGCGTGGCCGCGCTTGCTCGCTGAATGCAAGAGGATAAACCGTCCTGGTGGCGTTATCCGCCTGATCGATGTCGATACACTGGGTCTCACGAATAGCCCTGCTTTCCAGAAGCTCGCAGGCACGTTCTATCTGGCTTTGAAGCGCGCCGGACAGAGCTTTTCGCCTGATGGCCATGACTTTGGCCTCACTCCTGTACTGCCGCGCTTGCTGAAAAATGCCGGGTACACGGACATCCAGAAACGAGCATACGTAATCGATTACTCAGCAGGAACAGAACACAGCGAGGGATTTTATCAGAACTTCAGGGCAGGATTCCAGCTTGTGCTGCCCTTTATGCTCAAATACGGAGTAATCACGCAGGAAGAATTCGATGACCTCTACCAGCAGGCGCTTATCGAAATGCTCTCAGACGATTTCTGCGCCCTGGTCTACTTCCTCAGCGTATGGGGAACAAAGCCGTAG